GGCCATAAATGGCATTAAAGGCTATTTATAAGCCTTACAAATCAGTCAAACAATGGACCAAAAgacccccaaaatatcccaaaaacatgccTAAAGTAGAAACTTTTCATATATGGAAAGTTGAAACATTTAGCACAAAAAAGCTGGTCGAAGGacattggtaccggtaccacaaAAACgaggtatcggtaccaactCAACTGTCTTCCATATCAGCAAtatggtaccggtaccacaaaaatgaggtaccaatacctctgtgtgaaaactgTAGAACATGTATAGCTTGGCCCATCATGGCTTGTGGTGTCCCGACGACTCTCTAATACTTCAATActtgatcaacgggacttgacGGAAGTATGCCATGTGGCTTTGGTCTCTTGGATACCCTCGAGGGCCATCCTCGATgcatttgcattgcttgctaAGTTTCGGCATGCCCCTCGCCATTCTTGACCACCGAACGTCCACCAAAGCTTCTTGCAACACCGTTAGGCTCCGGTGACAATGAAACGTTTGGCGCTGGGCACTTGAACTCTTGGTTACATCTTGGAACGTCTCTTGGCATTCATGTAACAACCCGACCCAAAATACATATGTGACTTGACTAAAAGTGAAGACAATATTGGAACCAACGCTTGAAATTATCTAGTCTTAttttcggatcaaaaaaaattaggaacaTTTTCATATTTTACGCGTAAAAATTATTAGACGCATTACAAATTTCATTTGCTACATAAGTATGCTGTGGCCTAGAACAAAGAAATGAAtgtgcagaaaaaaaaaaaaaaaaagaagagaaagaaagcaaacaaataagggaaaagaaatggaagtttTATCTCCTTCTAGGAAACAAAAGAATGCCATATCATACTTATAGAATGTCACCTAGGCATCCATGTGTCCAAGCTAGATCAATTAGGCATCCATGTGTCAAAGCTAGGCTAATTAGGTAGCCATGTGTCAAGGCAAGACTAATTTAGAAAGCCTATAAATAGGGGTGCTCTTCTAATGGTATGGGCCAAAAATAGTAAGTGCAAGAGAAACTAATATTACTGTACggataggaaaaagaaaaaagaaaagaaataccaAGTCGGTATTTAGAACAATTGGCataggaaaaagaagaaaagagggggGTGTTACTACCATGCTCTAATTTTCGTCGCTAAGGCTACCATCACGTTAACAAGAGGTTAGCAAGAGTACGAGACAAAGGATTCCAAGGTGAGATACTTATACTCTAGTTACAtgatttttctttataaaagtaGCATAATTTTATGTTGAGAAAAgattacaatttttttagatatgCCATGGAAAAAGatattacaaatttttcatgttAAAGATTAGAAGCACGTCAGACAAAGGTGATGACGCTCTAAAGTTTAAGCTAGAAATGGAAGCGGTCAGATAAAGGAGATGACCTATTGATGCATCCAGACAGTTGTCCCGAGTTTTGGGGACGCTTAAAAAGATACCATAACACAGAAGGGAGTTATACAGACGGAAAGAATAGGATCCTAGTGGCCAGTGACTTGATCATTTCACGCGCAGCAAGAGGGGTCGCTCCCCTACAGAAAGATTAGGCTATTGGATGAACATCATAAGATTAGTTATTTCAGATTGTGCAAGCATTTATGTTAAGAATTGTTTCCATGATATAAAACGTGCAACTTTGGTATTTATATCTCACACGAGCattcggcttatgaaaattaatatttttcacagATAATGAAGAATAGAGATGGAGTTGTTGTTGCCCTGAGACATGCTTTTGTGTAAATATTGTAAAAATGTTCTCTTCTCAGAAGACTTGGATTTTGTAATAAAACTTAATAagtgtttttgaaataaaatagtTATGTCTTTCTCAAGCTATTGTCTCCAAATTGATTTATGGAAAAATAGGCCTGGATGAGCGTTAGGACTCATCAGCCGGTCACGATGACTCGATAAAGTTAATAAAATCGGGGTCGTGACAGTTCAAAACCgtcttattagcacgttttacctgaaacacacacaaaaataccttacgtgcattaTGGAATAAAAACGACTACTTAACTGCATAAAAGTTATAAATTAGAGGATTTAAaccccaagattatacaatcatgGGTGCTAATCAATGCTGTGACAGAGGAGGTGCTGTAGCCTCTTGGTTTTTCTTACTGGCTCGATACTTTCAGTCGTTGCTGTACGGGGTTATCCTTTGTCTAATGTTGTGGGGTTCTCACAAAATGACCCTTATCCTCCTTTAAGGAATCAGAATTGATGGGCATTGGTTATTCTTCAGAGCCTCGGAGTAGCTGAGAGATTGCAATTGTACATTAACAAATTTTGCCTTAGATATTGGTTGACGCTCAAAACAACCTAAGCTTTTAACCAATTACAAATTAtactctctatctttctccgagttgaaatttcttttttcttttttcttttttccccactTTAAGGCCCCTCTCAAGAGCCGAGTCTCAACCCGCCACACTAAATAAATCAAGACAGATGAACAGAATAAAACGGAAGAAGTTCGTAACTCTCTAAATTTAAGACTATGTAGTATATCCCGCATAAATTGCAGAATCAGCCGatcacatatatacataaagaAATGCATACAACAAGAAAAGGGTACTTATTCTCCGTAATGTTTGAGAAGCTAAAGTGCAACCATTAAATGCCTCTCGGATCTTTGTATATCCTACTTTTCATCCCGTTTGTGTACACTCTGGGCATAGGTGCGTCTACCGGTAAAACGTCTATTTGGTCTTTCCAGCTTCGAAGGTTGGTATTTCTTGTTGATTGTGTATAAGTCAGGACAATAGACACCTTCAAAGATTAATTGTGACTGTTGAACTGTGATGCAGATTGCGCAATGGGAATACTGCGCTTCAGGGAAGGACTCTAGAGGATGGTCAATGTTCTCTTTTTGAAGATAACTGATAATTGAGAGGAGTTGTTCTGCCACATGAAGATGACAAACCcttacggcccgtttggatggaggatttgatTTTGAGTGAATATGTAATGAGGGTGGATTTGAGGTTGAATATGTAACGAGAGGTGATAAGTAATGAGGGTGACTCCACCTCTGAAGAAGGATGTATTtgtaatgaggtgtttggatgaatttttgagaaaGAGATTTAGAGGGTGGATATAATGAGATTAGATGTCAAATGACTGAATCACCCTCCTTGATTTTGTAATGCTCCAAATTGGTTTATTTcattaattagaaaaaaattagtatttaccattaatttaaggataaaataaatttatttttaatttataaatgtTTAAACCATATATTTAATAAACAATTACTATTATTTTCCAAGAAGAAAACGCAAtaggaaagaggaaaaaaaaaaaaaccaaagctgTTCATATGTGTATATTAGTATCAGTACATGTATATTTACATATACCCACACAGATCCGCTTCCAAAAAACCCACGGACGCATCCACCACCGCCTCCCCCTCTCCCCCCAACCCCCTCCTCAGCCTCCACTCGGAGAATCGGCGACCTCCTTCTTCTCTGACGATCGGCGACCTCCTCCGACGACGATCGGAatcctccttcttctccgaCGCCGACGATCTCTGTGAGGTatcactcctcctcctcctcctcctcctctatcTTCTTCGGTTTGGTTTCTGCGCTCCACAAACGCGTGATGACAAAAAAAGGGGTGAAATGGTCATTACACAGCCCCGCATAACTAACGACAGGGGTACCCCCGTCGTTAGCTAATCCGGCCACAGGTGGATTTGTAGTCCGAAGTCCCCAAATCAGGGGACAAATCGGGGTGGGTTTTTTCGTTCCCAAAGACCGGAGAAGAGAAGAGACTTTATCTCCAGCCGCATCACAAATCCGGGGCCATATCCACCAGCCAAACAGGCTGTTAGAGAGTTGTACAATTCATAGTTATGTGTTGAAGATCCATCAATTGTACATACAAGTGCCTCGGTATGAATCCTTTTATGCGAGACTGTGAAAACATAATCTCAAGAATGTTTTGAGTTAAAAAGATTATCGAATACACTATTTTTCTGCTGGAATGTCTTTCCAGGGTCTGAATTCTTTTCATGCGAGATTATGAAAACATAATCTCAAGAATGTCTTGAGTTAAAAGAGATACACTGTTCTCCTTTGAATATTGTTGGTCATGGTGAAAATTGAAATGATATATTTTTCTAGAATGTCTTTTCAGGGTTTATTTGGGACTACCTCTATTGTCAATGCCCATTATAGTGCTGCTTTAGGGGGATTCCAATCAAGTAGTGCTGGAAAATAGATATTCAATACAAACCGTGAGCACTATAGCGGGGGTGAAATTTGTCTTTAAGTATAGAATGTCAAACTCGCCTTGATCACAATTTTGTTGTATTGATTTTTAGGTTTTGAATTCTGATTTTATTGCATACATATTATTagattttttcacaaaaagtaAAGACATTTTCCAACATGTATACCTTAAGATAATGTTTTCATTGTTTCTATATCTTAAAGATAATTCTATAACCTAAAAACATCATGTTGAAGGTGCCATTAACAATGACGTACTCAACCTCACTCCTGCAAATAAGAAAATTGTAAAACTATTCAatttgggtaagaaaaaaaCATTACCCACATGATTCAATTCATCGCAGTAACAAACTGAAAAATCTTTGAGAATGTGATGCTAACGATGTATGAACCTAACTTTATTCCTTCAGCATTTGAAGTTGTGTTTTGATGTATTGAGCAACATCATTTACTGAAGCGCGCGCATACGCCCAAACCAATATAACAAgactaaaatttttattttacggATTTACACTAAGAAGATACAACTCTTATACAACTACAAACAATCAATGAAACACTTTTACAAATACACTTATATTCACATGGGCATCCTTTCACACTACGCCTCTAGTGTCTGCGATCCATAAGTagttgtgagtgtgtgtgtgtgtgtgaaaactGAAGTGTTTGTGTAAaagtttgtggttgtagaattttcaaaaaaaaaaatcaactcttttACAATCACAGAAACACTTTTACAAACACACTAATTTCTACGTGGGGATCCACACACTCAAAAAATCGGAGGATAAATTAAGATAACCCTTTGTTTAAACTCTCAATTTCTTCATCCGTGGCCTACCTTCAATTCTCCAAACACCACCTTATTGATCCCATCGGATAGCTTCCATGATCCCATCGGATAGCTTCCATTATCCCCGTACGGAAAATCAAAAAGccaactcaaattttttttaaaataagtgaTTTTCGCAGTTTTCAAATTGTTAACTTTGAAGCTACGGTTAACTTTGGAGGGGGTTGGAAAATGACTCCCATTACTAAAGTGATCTTGTTTCAGTATGTTGGATGCACCCAAGGAGCACTAAAACCAAACAGAGTCGAGAATGCTAGCACTGAGGACTCGCTTCATCGCTCTCTCaccctcctcctctcctcctctcAAAACCCCCTTATTCTCCCTCTCCTTCCGTATCTCTATCTCTCACTCCAccccccaaaaccctaaccctcgTTCCTCCTGCCATGCTGCCTCCGCCACAAAGACCTCGAAGCCGCTTTTCGATGCCGCAAAAGCCCTCCGAACCTTCCTCTTCGTGCCGCCCGGCGTCGAACCGGAGGAAGTCACCGACGAGATGATCCTCCCCGGTTCAAACATCGTAGTCGGACCCTACGCAGGCGATTCGAAAATTAAGGAGGTGGAGTTTGTGAAGAGCAGCAGTAGAGCCAAGGATTGTCCTAGGGATACCCGGCCCGAATTCGCAATGCTTGGCCGCTCCAATGTCGGAAAGTCTTCGCTAATCAACGCTCTTTGTCGGAAGAAGGAAGTTGCACTTACTTCGAAAAAGCCAGGTTCGATTCGGTTTTCGGTGCCCGTTACCTGTTTGATGTTTTGTTCTTCGGGGGTTTTGTTGAAGTGTTGATGTTGTGCTTCTGTTGTGCAGGGAAGACGCAGCTGATTAATCATTTCTTAGTGAACAAAGGTTGGTACATCGTTGATTTGCCTGGCTATGGGTAAGTCGGTCTTTGGTTTTcgatttgatatttttttgaaaatttgaactttttctcTTTAAGTGTTTAATTGGGCGTATTGTATGTGACTGTTTGTATTACTATCAATGATGCATTAAAAATAACGAATTTATTTAAGTGGACTAATTTGAAGCAATGGTAATAGTAGCGCATTACATATCCTCTGTAGTGCTATAGATAACGTTGCTGCTTGTGTTGATTTTTCTCTATGCTTATAATGGAATTGTGGTGCCAAATGGAATCCATGGTTCGTTAGTTGTGGGTTATTTGGAGATGATAAGCAAGTTCACTGAAGTTCAAAATGCACGATTTCGGCTGAAGGTGCATTGACTTTTGGATTGGCCATTCTATAATGACATCCATAAAGCTTAATTTGGTCAAGAATAATGTTTAAATGGACAATTATGAATCACCAATTCACCTAGAATAGTATTGCCTGCCAAAACTCAGCATTTGGTAATATTGCTCTTGGAAAATTATTAGACTACCACTTTAGCTGACATTCCTGGATTATTGTCATCTATATGGCATGTTAGAGTTCCAATGCTCCATACTAGAAGTGGCTATCTCTCTAGTCATACATTTGGGGAATGTCAGTCCAGAACTATGGTACACCGCCGTTCCGAATCGGGGAATTTGGCAATTCAAAGTgatccctttttcttttcctggtaGTTCCTTGATATTTCCTCAGGAGAAGCAGAACTCCTCATTTAATAAATGACATCGCTATTATCAGTGGAGCTTtgtcaaaacaaaatgaaagatGACAGATCTTAATGCTCCTAAGATAAGTAAAATGCTGCTTTATTGGATGTTTGATGCTTAAAGGAAAGTACATCTTGAACCGTGACACTACGATTTGGGGAATGTGGTGCACTTTATTCATGTTATTCATGTTGTTATTGTTGTCCGTACCTGATGGATCCGCATTTGAAGTAACTTTGGTACAATCCAAAGTTCGTGAGGGTTTTTGCGAGGGATCTTGTCCAACCTGAATTGGTAGCTCCTAGGAAGGTTGTCGTGCCATGGAATTTTTGCTCGGTCAAGGTAGATAAATAGGCGTCTTCCACTTGACTGGGTTGTGGTCCTTGTGGACATGTTGTGGAGAGACAAAGCATGCTTTGCCCAAGGGGGAGGTCTGTGAGAGAAATGAGGTTTGTTCCCTTAATGGCAATGGTGCTTGGCCAATCCTGATATCAACTAGTTGTTCTAGATTGCTGATCACTTGAGCAGCGAATCCTGGGTCGAGCCAAGGTCATTTATCAGGTGGTCTTGAGTTTCTTATTGCTTGTCTAGCTTGAGCATTGTATGCTTTTACCTGGATCAGGCATGATCCAGCCTGCAAAGGTGTGCATGTGGATATGCAGAGCCAGCCCAAGGTATTTGGGTGCCCAAGGCCCATTCTAAGAATGGTACCCTAAACACTTGACaatttttagggaaaaaaaaaaaaccagtcaGAGAAAGCCAAAACTATAGTATTAAATCCACTTTGCCAATTGAGCTTTTCCTCTGTCGATGTGGGATAAACAAGTTGCAAAACAAAGCCTCCCACCTACAGTCCCACATCGCTAGTTGAAGGAAACAATGAAGGCAAAGAATCTTTTATAAGTAGAAAGTCCTACTGCCTCAGTATCAATGCTCAAGAGACTGGGCTTGCTTTTGAAACTTGGACTGAGCATTTCCTAAAAAGAGTCCCACCCAACccaaatacttaaaaaaattggggtgcCCCAAAAATTGGGCATCTTGgggatgcccaaggcccaggcctTGTGGGCCTTGTGCCTGGGCCGGCTGTGTGGATATGTCGTGTGTTGCCTCACAAAGTTGGCACATTACGCCACGTCAGAGAAGTAGATGTCCGCACCAGGTTGGTGGTGAAGTCACAATCgtgaaaatcttgaaaatctTACGCTAAAGAGGTAGTTCACTAGAGTAGCAGTTCCTCTTCTACTCTGCCTGATATCTTTTGTGATCTGtgttttgtttcatttcttCATAAATTTTCCAGAATGACAATTACCAGTAATTTTAGACAGTTTTGTGGAAATGGTACATTTTTATGAGAGCTTGAAGAGCGATTTCTATTGCCCATTTGCCGTTAACCACCTCTCAATGAACTCGTCAACACCTTGTGACATCACTGCATACCTGTATTCACGTTGATGCTCTGAGCATTTAGCTCTAATCTCATTGAAGTTCACTTTGTTCACAGATTTGCTAATGCCCCAGAAGCTGCTCGAATGGATTGGTCCGCATTCACAAAAGgctactttttgaatagagaaACTCTAGTTGCTGTTCTACTTCTGATTGATGCTAGTGTACCACCTCAAAAGATTGACCTCGATTGTGCTAATTGGCTTGGACGGAATAATGTATGCTCGTATCCAATTTCTATCCTCTTTCCCATCAGAAATACTTACACTGGGGTGTGGTTAAACCATTAAATTAAAGGAGATGCTAGGGG
This DNA window, taken from Rhododendron vialii isolate Sample 1 chromosome 8a, ASM3025357v1, encodes the following:
- the LOC131298068 gene encoding GTP-binding protein At2g22870-like is translated as MLALRTRFIALSPSSSPPLKTPLFSLSFRISISHSTPQNPNPRSSCHAASATKTSKPLFDAAKALRTFLFVPPGVEPEEVTDEMILPGSNIVVGPYAGDSKIKEVEFVKSSSRAKDCPRDTRPEFAMLGRSNVGKSSLINALCRKKEVALTSKKPGKTQLINHFLVNKGWYIVDLPGYGFANAPEAARMDWSAFTKGYFLNRETLVAVLLLIDASVPPQKIDLDCANWLGRNNTPITFVFTKCDKMKGGKGKRPDENIRDFQEAMRQNYPEHPPWIMTSSSTGLGRDELLLHMSQLRNYWDV